From Bacteroidota bacterium:
AACATATGTATTTTAATATGCCCTTTCAGGGCGAAATATTAAACATTTACACAATATGTCAAGGCGTTGCCTTTGACCGGAATTAAGTATGGCTTTCAGCCAATACTATATTAAGGACAGTTTAGACTAGTGAGAGGTGTAGACTAACTAACATGCTTCTGCAGAATCTTTCAATGCCAAAATTAAATAGTTTAGATGGCAATTTAGAGGAGTGAAAGATATCCTATTTTTCTTGTTCAGATTATGTAAACTTTATGCCTAATTTTTTAAGACTCCCCAGAAAATGGACTTGATCCGTAGACATAATTATCCGCTTCTAAATAAATAGCCTTTTACTAAATTATGTTTGTACTCTTAGGTTTTTGTATCTGATATATTTACAACACATACTTGGCAAGCACCTTTTGAACATCATAGATATTAACACTTTTATTGAATTTTTTTGAGATACTTGGTGTTGTTTCCGACGATATCCAGATTTTCAGTTCCGCATCGAGGTCGAAATGTCCGTTTGTTTCTACTGCAAAGCGGGTTATTGACTTATAACTGATTGTAAAATAAGAAACTTTAGAGCCTGTTATTCCCTGTTTATCTACCAGAATTAAGCGTTTGTTAGTAAAAATAAAAGTATCGCGAA
This genomic window contains:
- a CDS encoding PH domain-containing protein, which translates into the protein MGLFSSLLGNAGAVDPGKLKNEYSNLLIDNEEIEIGFKLIRDTFIFTNKRLILVDKQGITGSKVSYFTISYKSITRFAVETNGHFDLDAELKIWISSETTPSISKKFNKSVNIYDVQKVLAKYVL